Below is a genomic region from Trichocoleus sp..
TGCCAAAGAGGCACACCGACAAGGGCTTCAAATTTTGATGGGTGCGCCAAATTTAGTGCTGGGTGGGTCGCACTCAGGCAATGTCTCTGCGATGGATCTCGTTGAGCGGCAGTTAGTCGATATCATCTCTTCTGATTATGTTCCCCAAAGTCTACTTCAGGCAATGTTTCTGATTGTGCGTCAGGCTGAACAACCCTTACATGCAGTGATGCGCCTCTTCACCCTGAATCCGGCAAAAGCAATTGGGTTGGATGGCGATCGGGGCAGTCTGGAAATTGGGAAACGAGCAGATTTAATTACAGTACATGATGATGGCATTGTACCCCGGTTGACAGCAGTGATTCGAGAAGGACAACGATTCGCTTGAGGTAGTTTATGAAAGAATCACGAGAGGCTAAAGTTACCCCAAAAATTGCCTTACAGGGAGCAGATGTTTTGACTCCGCACGGATGGTTGCGGGACGCGACTGTACTGGTAGAGGACGGCAAGTTTACCCAAATTGACCAAACCTTAAAACCGAGTGGGTTTGTCTCGATCGACGTCACAGGACTGCAACTGCTGCCTGGAATTGTTGATGTTCACGGGGACGCATTTGAGCGGATGATTTGCCCTCGCCCCGGTGTTACGTTTCCAATCGAAATGGCAATTTTGGAGAACGATCGCGCTCTACTTGCCAACGGCATTACTACTTTCTATTATTCAATTACAGATTCGTTTGAACCCGGTTTACGGAGCCGGAACACAGCAAGGCAAATCCTTCAAGCGGTTCGGGATACCACTGAGCTGCAAGCAAACAGCTACATTCATATTCGTCATGAACAAGCCAATACAGCAAGTTATGATGAATTGTGTGACTGGTTAAATACGGGAAAGATACAGCTTCTCTCTCTCAATAATCATTTGCCACCATCTACAGACGACGAAACGCTTGCTCGTTACACAAAGGGGCTACAGCAACGCATTAAGCTATCCCATCCTGAAATTCGTGCCTTGATTGAGACAGCGCTCGATCGCCAGGAGGAAGGACTCCAGCAGATTGCACAACTTGTGAATCAGGCACACCAGAAGAGCATCCCCGTTGCCTCCCATGATGATGAATCCGAGGAAATGGTGCAAATCAGCGCAAATCGGGGAGTTTCGATTGCAGAATTTCCAGCCTCGATCGACCTGGCAGCCCAGTCTCAAGCCTATGGCGCATCGGTGTTGATGGGTGCGCCGAATTTAGTGCGAGGTGGCTCCCATGTGGGCTATATGAGCGTTGCGGATGCAGCCCAGGCAGGTGTTCTAGACTGTCTCTGCTCCGACTATCACTATCCTTCGCTATTCCATGCACCGTTCAAGCTGGCACAGATGGGCTTGTTATCTTTTGAGGAAGCCTGGAAATTAGTCTCAACGCATCCGGCTCAGGCAGCTCGAATTGGCGATCGAAAAGGGGCAATTCTGCCAGGATTCGATGCTGATTTTCTGCTGATTAAACCTGAAAATTCTCTATCCTCTGCGATCGTTTCTGTTTATATTCAGGGACAGGAAGTTACCTGCTATCGCTGAGTATGATAGCTAAATTGCTAA
It encodes:
- a CDS encoding alpha-D-ribose 1-methylphosphonate 5-triphosphate diphosphatase, yielding MKESREAKVTPKIALQGADVLTPHGWLRDATVLVEDGKFTQIDQTLKPSGFVSIDVTGLQLLPGIVDVHGDAFERMICPRPGVTFPIEMAILENDRALLANGITTFYYSITDSFEPGLRSRNTARQILQAVRDTTELQANSYIHIRHEQANTASYDELCDWLNTGKIQLLSLNNHLPPSTDDETLARYTKGLQQRIKLSHPEIRALIETALDRQEEGLQQIAQLVNQAHQKSIPVASHDDESEEMVQISANRGVSIAEFPASIDLAAQSQAYGASVLMGAPNLVRGGSHVGYMSVADAAQAGVLDCLCSDYHYPSLFHAPFKLAQMGLLSFEEAWKLVSTHPAQAARIGDRKGAILPGFDADFLLIKPENSLSSAIVSVYIQGQEVTCYR